In Oscarella lobularis chromosome 18, ooOscLobu1.1, whole genome shotgun sequence, the following proteins share a genomic window:
- the LOC136198146 gene encoding demethylmenaquinone methyltransferase-like: protein MALTVTSINTPSYASSYGHLSQHLQESDALKFLDNVLQPQYGDRALDFGCGTGNVTLDLARRIGSDGFLVGVDPDDDRIRIAQNRLQSYDNVKIIRGSISEATAFAPYDIINANHVIHWIPRGEHEEYLRKIFASLKPGGRFGFTTVHSLKGFIRDLSASQYENSYDSFLSAIGWSFSSLAYWETLLKKTGFEISYGSEEERVSGVFPDERAFLEWWEATCVGHFSAAQMAPEALMTKYDLKRNEPIPIHARHVDVVAKKPKKPNKGVRTFKADTLVE, encoded by the coding sequence ATGGCACTAACAGTGACCAGCATCAATACACCGTCGTACGCCTCAAGCTACGGCCATCTCTCGCAGCACCTCCAAGAATCTGACGCTCTGAAATTTCTCGACAACGTTCTGCAGCCTCAGTATGGCGATCGTGCGCTCGACTTCGGCTGCGGAACGGGAAACGTAACTCTCGACTTGGCGAGAAGAATTGGATCCGACGGTTTTCTCGTCGGAGTCGATCCGGACGATGATCGAATCCGAATCGCCCAAAATCGACTCCAAAGCTACGATAACGTCAAAATCATTCGCGGTTCAATTagcgaagcgacggcgttcgcgCCCTACGACATAATCAACGCCAATCACGTCATCCACTGGATTCCCCGCGGCGAACACGAAGAGTACCTTCGAAAGATCTTTGCTTCGCTTAAACCGGGAGGACGATTCGGTTTCACAACGGTGCACAGTCTTAAAGGCTTCATACGCGATTTGTCAGCTAGTCAGTACGAAAATTCGTACGATTCGTTCCTGTCTGCAATAGGCtggtcgttttcttcgcttgcCTACTGGGAAACCCTTCTGAAAAAGACGGGCTTTGAAATTTCCTACGGTTCCGAAGAGGAAAGGGTAAGTGGCGTCTTTCCGGACGAAAGAGCCTTTCTGGAATGGTGGGAGGCGACGTGTGTGGGCCACTTCAGCGCCGCTCAAATGGCACCGGAGGCTCTCATGACTAAGTacgatttgaaaagaaacgagccAATTCCCATTCATGCTCGCCATGTCGACGTTGTCGCCAAGAAGCCAAAAAAACCGAACAAAGGTGTGCGTACCTTCAAAGCAGACACATTAGTTGAatga
- the LOC136197841 gene encoding death-associated protein kinase 1-like: MQKAEYTPLERACYRGNEGDALFLLKETSSQRSYTGLAFRHASAKGMFEVVNQLKEFASRFDIYLAFTNACCNGHLKVVKLLIDAGADAKNNPALKTSCSKGFVEIAKIVIGAGADVNLPDWEKRTPLWEACSSGHVEIVKLLIDAGADVNKTPKNSKGILSEACFNGHLEVAKLLINAGADVNQDNESYLLDHGSLWGACSNGHVEIAKLLIDAGADVNKTDEDGRSLSLSVASFNAHVEIAKLLIDAGANFNKTDKVGKRLFWVACSKGHLEIAKLLIDAGADVNKTDWSGSENLWRASSNGHVEIAKLLIDAGANVNKTNWNEQGPLWAACSNGHIEIARLLINAGADFNKTDKEKNSVLHAFMKKCRSVSGKHLDFLRFILSKNLSLVGRCGKDNLLPHEYPCPNEVRQFLYESWVTYRYHKLYSKGTTKPKRIKICVIGDARAGKTTLIKALRNSDWKKERDDCRTASMEVSKAAIKSAGEVIFCDFAGQPYFHKTHGLFFSESTTVFLLIVDLTKSNSELQESSFYFCSFVKCSVGLTELKKAFVIVVGSRKDKIQNLDAGEMKLRQLVVNLRKTFHDWLNFYKKHFVLNCRERGSKTLDLLKQAIGEVKALVIEISKDVPLIVDAAVTSFLPALRHPFQRLSLNEKFLSFFVSKMNKDIRQKTLLSLKKQSLSSQTEEDSAIHVMDARVFKQMLVDSVWPGLSDQDQDLFVEFLQGIGEIFAIERKIILDPSWLCQNVIGPLLSPAESPDFPISLQCSLTGTAAKENIKCALEAFNDKKWENIDETISLLCHLEICYPLPDEPDNYRFPALLNQERPPKVWSENSEMKVYVGRRLRQVAETDIITPGTMPFLQCHVHNAACFRGLRPVLWHGGLMIHETFDGRLVEGIIQLQQKDRALDFFVRGPDHSEKECMKFLTNLKQTGERILWQKSPGTNTRCLYISCTELKQFKDFPLAYAEDKIDKKIKTSTKSNVSVSEGTIRDSLKDLLALPDNHVDFLSYKTRCAIITCLEKDDGGKKALKKHLQGLSQAEKVECRTAAMLFSTWSENLCATAESLADAARQSRLMYLLALLNEDGFIELSSEEKADAEKDLNFIETSSPFLLIRRFVETTANHADVISLFGDKFLDTPMTLHERFRAAQRIQPKWSSIGRILEPEPFEHFEIHAFGEKRSDNDRALEMLDAWANKFGARATRRHFINAMKDPDVGYSNEVAPIFAGSH, translated from the exons ATGCAGAAAGCTGAGTATACTCCGCTTGAACGGGCGTGTTACAGAGGAAACGAAGGTGATGCTCTCTTTCTACTAAAAGAAACATCTAGTCAGCGTTCCTACACG GGTTTAGCATTCCGGCATGCGAGTGCAAAAGGAATGTTTGAAGTTGTGAACCAATTGAAAGAGTTTGCATCTCGCTTT GATATTTATCTTGCTTTTACCAACGCCTGTTGTAACGGTCACTTGAAAGTTGtcaaattattaatcgacGCCGGAGCGGATGCCAAAAACAAT CCTGCTTTAAAAACGTCGTGTTCTAAAGGCTTCGTGGAAATTGCCAAAATAGTAATCGGCGCTGGTGCGGATGTCAATTTGCCAGACTGG GAAAAACGAACGCCTTTGTGGGAAGCGTGTTCATCTGGTCACGTAGAAATTGTCAAACTCTTAATTGACGCCGGAGCAGATGTCAATAAGACACCTAAA AATTCAAAGGGAATTTTGTCGGAAGCGTGTTTTAATGGTCACCTAGAAGTTGCCAAACTATTAATCAATgctggagcggatgtcaATCAAGACAATGAGTCATACCTG CTTGATCATGGCTCTTTGTGGGGAGCGTGTTCCAATGGTCACGTAGAAATTGCCAAactattaatcgacgctggagcggatgtcaATAAGACAGACGAG GATGGAAGATCGCTTAGTTTGTCGGTAGCGAGCTTTAATGCTCACGTAGAAATTGCCAAACTTTTAATCGACGCTGGGGCGAATTTCAATAAGACAGACAAG GTTGGAAAACGACTTTTCTGGGTAGCTTGTTCTAAGGGGCACTTAGAAATTGCCAAGTTATTAattgacgctggagcggatgtGAATAAGACAGACTGG TCTGGAAGCGAGAATTTGTGGAGAGCGTCTTCTAATGGTCACGTAGAAATTGCTAAACTATTAattgacgctggagcaaatgtcaatAAGACAAACTGG AATGAGCAAGGACCGTTGTGGGCAGCATGTTCCAATGGTCACATAGAAATTGCCAGACTATTAATAAACGCTGGAGCAGATTTCAATAAGACAGACAAG gaaaaaaattctgtTTTACATGCGTTCATGAAAAAGTGTCGCAGTGTTTCTG GTAAACACTTGGATTTTTTGAGATTTATTTTGTCTAAGAATCTTAGTCTTGTGGGCCGTTGTGGAAAG GATAATTTGCTGCCTCACGAATATCCTTGTCCAAATGAAGTGCGACAATTTCTTTATGAATCTTGG GTTACATATCGATACCACAAactttattctaaaggcacGACAAAACCGAAGCGAATCAAAATTTGTGTTATCGGAGATGCAAGAGCTGGTAAAACAACTTTAATCAAAGCTCTGCGAAACAGTGACTGGAAGAAAGAACGCGACGATTGCCGTACTGCCAGCATGGAGGTTTCGAAAGCAGCCATTAAATCCGCCGGCGAGGTAATTTTCTGCGATTTCGCGGGGCAGCCGTATTTTCATAAGACGCACggcctcttcttctccgaaTCTACAACAGTTTTTCTCCTCATTGTTGATTTAACCAAAAGCAACAGCGAGCTACAGGAATCAAGCTTTTATTTTTGCTCATTTGTAAAATGCAGCGTTGGTCTTACAGAACTAAAAAAAGCCTTTGTTATTGTAGTAGGAAGCCGAAAAgataaaattcaaaatttggaTGCTGGAGAAATGAAATTGCGACAACTTGTCGTGAACCTTCGAAAAACGTTTCATGATTGGTTGAACTTTTACAAAAAGCACTTTGTTTTAAATTGTCGTGAACGGGGTTCGAAAACGTTGGATCTACTGAAACAAGCTATTGGAGAGGTCAAAGCACTTGTAATTGAG ATATCTAAAGATGTTCCGCTCATCGTTGATGCGGCAGTGACGTCCTTCCTGCCTGCACTGCGGCATCCGTTTCAAAGATTGTCTttaaatgaaaaatttctttcattttttgtcaGTAAAATGAATAAGGATATACGGCAGAAAACGCTATTGTCTCTAAAAAAGCAGTCCTTATCTTCCCAAACTGAAGAG GATTCTGCCATTCATGTGATGGACGCACGTGTTTTCAAACAGATGCTTGTGGACAGCGTTTGGCCTGGTCTTTCAGATCAGGATCAAGATTTGTTCGTAGAGTTCTTGCAAGGAATCGGCGAG ATCTTTGCCATTGAACGCAAGATTATTTTGGATCCTTCTTGGCTATGTCAGAATGTCATTGGCCCATTGCTATCACCAGCAGAGTCCCCTGATTTTCCTATTAGCCTTCAGTGCTCTTTAACTGGCACAGCAGCGAAGGAAAATATCAAGTGTGCTCTTGAAGCATTCAACGATAAAAAGTGGGAGAatatcgacgagacgatttcaCTATTGTGCCATTTGGAGATTTGCTATCCTCTTCCCGATGAGCCAGACAATTATCGGTTTCCAGCTCTGTTAAATCAGGAACGTCCACCCAAAGTGTGGAGCGAAAATTCTGAAATGAAAGTTTACGTTGGACGGCGCTTGAGACAAGTTGCAGAGACAGACATAATAACTCCTGGAACGATGCCGTTTTTGCAATGCCACGTTCACAATGCAGCTTGTTTCCGCGGTTTAAGGCCTGTTCTTTGGCATGGGGGGTTAATGATTCACGAGACATTCGACGGTCGTTTAGTGGAAGGAATAATACAATTGCAGCAGAAAGATAGAGCGTTGGATTTTTTTGTTCGTGGCCCAGATCACTCGGAGAAAGAGTGCATGAAGTTTCTGACTAATCTAAAGCAAACCGGCGAACGAATTCTTTGGCAAAAGAGTCCAGGGACAAATACCCGATGTTTGTACATCAGCTGCACCGAATTAAAACAGTTTAAAGATTTTCCACTGGCTTACGCAGAAGACAAAATTGACAAGAAGATAAAGACTTCAACAAAATCAAACGTATCAGTTAGCGAAGGGACGATCAGAGACAGTCTAAAAGATCTCCTTGCTCTTCCTGACAATcacgttgattttttgtcttacAAGACACGCTGCGCTATAATAACGTGCCtcgagaaagacgatggAGGAAAGAAAGCTTTGAAAAAGCATTTGCAAGGCTTATCCCAAGCAGAAAAAGTGGAATGTCGGACTGCAGCAATGCTGTTTTCTACTTGGAGTGAGAATCTTTGCGCCACAGCTGAAAGCCTTGCTGACGCCGCTCGACAATCACGACTAATGTATTTGCTAGCTCTGTTGAATGAAGACGGCTTTATTGAACTTTCTTCTGAAGAG AAGGCGGACGCCGAAAAAGACTTGAATTTTATTGAAACAAGTTCTCCTTTCTTACTAATAA GGCGCTTTGTTGAGACAACAGCTAACCATGCAG ATGTCATTTCTTTATTTGGCGACAAGTTTCTTGATACGCCGATGACCCTGCATGAAAGATTTAGAGCGGCCCAACGTATTCAACCCAAATGGAGTAGCATTGGGAGAATTTTGGAACCCGAACCTTTTGAACATTTTGAAATTCATGCGTTTGGAGAAAAACGCAGCGATAACGACCGTGCTCTAGAGATGCTGGACGCGTGGGCAAACAAGTTCGGCGCGAGAGCAACACGCAGGCATTTCATCAATGCTATGAAGGACCCCGACGTCGGCTACTCAAATGAAGTAGCCCCAATTTTCGCTG GCTCACACTGA
- the LOC136197865 gene encoding insulin-like growth factor 1 receptor, producing MKRMRKNIMESIRAELPEGYFNDANISYEQDEWEIDRKSLRVGDLLGKGAFGQVFEGVLEKGDTSELVAIKCPNADSKPFEKVLFLKEASVMKNFVCDYIVRLVGIISEKDPVYAVMELMGNGDLKSYLRSLRPSNDSSISAISPFPFTEGQILTMAAEIASGMAYLTERKFVHRDLAARNCLVSSSNVVKIGDFGMARDIQLEDYYRKCGRGPMPIRWMAPESLRDGVFTHFSDVWSYGVVLWEIFALGALPYPGLSNEEVVSFVGKGNKLKLDVSQEWSRVLVRIMNQCWECDPLSRPSFVDILLDLPALTGCEVSI from the exons ATGAAACGAATGCG GAAAAATATCATGGAGTCAATTAGGGCTGAATTGCCTGAAGGTTATTTCAATGACGCAAATATTTCGTACGAGCAGGATGAATGGGAGATTGATCGCAAAAGTCTCCGTGTGGGCGATCTTTTGGGTAAAGGTGCCTTTGGCCAAGTCTTTGAGGGAGTCTTAGAAAAAGGCGATACTTCCGAACTCGTTGCGATAAAA TGTCCAAATGCCGATTCAAAGCCATTTGAGAaagttctttttctaaaagaagcTTCTGTTATGAA AAATTTTGTCTGCGATTACATTGTCCGTTTGGTTGGAATTATCTCTGAAAAAGATCCGGTTTACGCTGTCATGGAACTGATGGGCAATGGCGATTTGAAATCGTATCTTCGATCCTTGAGACCGTCG aacgATTCATCAATCTCTGCCATTAGCCCTTTCCCGTTTACCGAAGGCCAGATTCTTACCATGGCTGCAGAAATAGCCTCAGGGATGGCCTACCTAACCGAAAGGAAATTTGTACACCG AGACTTGGCTGCCAGAAACTGTCTGGTTTCGTCTTCTAATGTGGTCAAGATAGGAG ATTTTGGAATGGCTCGTGACATCCAGCTCGAAGACTACTACAGGAAATGCGGCAGAG GTCCTATGCCTATTCGCTGGATGGCACCAGAATCGCTACGTGATGGCGTCTTCACTCACTTCTCCGACGTTTG GTCCTACGGGGTCGTTTTGTGGGAAATTTTCGCACTCGGAGCTCTGCCTTATCCCGGCTTGTCAAACGAGGAGGTTGTCTCCTTTGttggaaaaggaaacaagTTGAAACTCGACGTATCGCAGGAATGGTCACGTGTTCT GGTTCGTATTATGAATCAATGCTGGGAATGCGACCCCTTGTCGCGTCCAAGTTTCGTGGACATTCTTCTCGACCTTCCAGCTCTTACAGGTTGTGAAGTTTCAATATGA